Proteins co-encoded in one Juglans regia cultivar Chandler chromosome 16, Walnut 2.0, whole genome shotgun sequence genomic window:
- the LOC109006710 gene encoding 40S ribosomal protein S27-2-like, whose protein sequence is MVLQNDIDLLNPPAELEKKKHKLKRLVQSPNSFFMDVKCQGCFNITTVFSHSQTVVVCGNCQTVLCQPTGGRARLTEGCSFRRKGD, encoded by the exons ATG GTACTTCAAAATGACATCGATCTGCTCAACCCTCCGGCCGAGctggagaagaagaagcataAGCTCAAGCGTCTCGTTCAATCGCCGAACTCCTTCTTCATG gACGTGAAGTGCCAAGGATGTTTCAACAT AACTACGGTATTCAGTCACTCGCAAACAGTGGTAGTTTGTGGGAACTGCCAGACGGTGCTGTGCCAGCCGACTGGTGGGCGCGCTAGGCTAACTGAAGGTTGCTCTTTCAGGAGGAAGGGGGATTAA